Within the Candidatus Kapaibacterium sp. genome, the region CGCTATCGCGAGGCTTTAGAAGGCGCGGGCTTTGAAAACGCGGGCGTCGTGCCTCTGGATGATCAGCTGGGCATCGTGTTCAAGGTAGAGAGCCACAATCACCCCTCGGCGGTAGAGCCGTACCACGGCGCTGCCACAGGGGTCGGTGGGATCATTCGCGATGTGTTTACGATGGGCGCACGCCCGATCGCCCTTCTGAACTCACTGCGCTTTGGACCACTTAGCGAAGCGCGCAACCGCTACCTGTTTGAACACGTAGTGCGCGGGATCGCAGACTATGGCAACTGCATCGGCGTGCCCACCGTAGCGGGCGAAGTCTACTTCCACCCGTG harbors:
- a CDS encoding AIR synthase related protein; the encoded protein is MVVVRRSPDEWRAMGLTDAEYSRIVELMWREPNDVELGMFAVMWSEHCGYKHSRPVLRLFKRYREALEGAGFENAGVVPLDDQLGIVFKVESHNHPSAVEPYHGAATGVGGIIRDVFTMGARPIALLNSLRFGPLSEARNRYLFEHVVRGIADYGNCIGVPTVAGEVYFHP